One window of Streptomyces sp. FIT100 genomic DNA carries:
- a CDS encoding cytochrome P450 — protein MNPSSTTSLSSNTTTTDEAEGSSGARHCPFDFSDALAFDPVMGEMLREAPLTRVRMNHGQGTAWIVTRHAEVRQVTSDPRFSRAAAVGRDYSRMTPIPIAPADALMMLDPPHSFRIRAALARAFSTYGTRRLRRLADESVVRLLDRFTEAGPGADFVREVAAPLPMYTIWDVLGIPQEDHRSLRARIDPIKDTDDREDTHAHQSVHDYLRELAARRRSIPADDLLSALLHPRGGATALTDDEVAALAVSLILGGHDNMTNQVANITYTLMEHPHVYRLLVDEPGRLNSVLDEVLRHIPYHRGVGTPRIAMEDVDLSGHRIAAGEVVYVSYVAANHDPHHFEDPEALVPGRSPVDHLTFGWGPHRCPATALVMVVLETVFTHLPRTLPTLRLAAAPDDIPWNATSVLRSPLTLPLTW, from the coding sequence ATGAATCCGAGCAGCACGACCAGCCTCAGTTCGAACACCACCACCACCGACGAGGCCGAAGGCAGCAGTGGCGCGCGGCACTGCCCGTTCGACTTCTCCGACGCCCTGGCGTTCGATCCAGTGATGGGCGAGATGCTCCGTGAAGCCCCGCTGACGCGGGTCCGGATGAACCACGGCCAGGGCACCGCGTGGATCGTCACCCGGCACGCCGAGGTACGCCAGGTCACCAGTGACCCCCGCTTCAGCCGTGCTGCGGCCGTCGGACGCGACTACAGCAGGATGACCCCCATCCCCATCGCTCCCGCCGACGCCCTCATGATGCTCGACCCCCCGCACAGCTTCCGGATCAGAGCCGCCCTCGCCCGGGCCTTCTCGACGTACGGCACCAGGCGCCTGCGCCGGCTCGCCGACGAGTCCGTCGTCCGGCTCCTGGACCGCTTCACCGAGGCTGGGCCGGGTGCCGACTTCGTCCGTGAGGTCGCCGCCCCGCTGCCCATGTACACCATCTGGGACGTACTGGGCATTCCCCAGGAGGACCACCGCTCACTGCGGGCACGCATCGACCCCATCAAGGACACGGACGACCGCGAGGACACGCACGCCCACCAGAGCGTCCACGACTACCTGCGCGAACTCGCCGCCCGGCGCCGCAGCATTCCGGCCGACGACCTGCTCTCCGCGCTCCTCCACCCGCGAGGCGGCGCCACGGCTCTCACCGATGACGAGGTCGCCGCGCTGGCGGTGTCGCTGATTCTGGGCGGTCACGACAACATGACCAACCAAGTAGCGAACATCACCTACACCTTGATGGAACACCCCCACGTGTACCGCCTCCTCGTCGACGAACCCGGGCGGCTGAACTCCGTCCTCGACGAGGTCCTGCGCCACATCCCGTACCACCGCGGGGTCGGCACCCCGAGGATCGCCATGGAAGACGTGGACCTCTCCGGCCACCGGATCGCCGCTGGGGAGGTGGTCTACGTCTCCTACGTCGCCGCGAACCACGACCCCCACCACTTCGAAGACCCCGAAGCCCTCGTCCCCGGCCGGTCCCCCGTCGACCACCTGACCTTCGGCTGGGGCCCCCACCGCTGCCCCGCCACCGCCCTCGTCATGGTCGTCCTGGAGACCGTCTTCACCCACCTCCCCCGCACCCTCCCCACCCTGCGCCTGGCGGCGGCCCCGGACGACATCCCGTGGAACGCCACCTCTGTCCTGCGCTCACCCCTCACTCTTCCGCTCACCTGGTGA